The Alteripontixanthobacter sp. genome has a window encoding:
- a CDS encoding EVE domain-containing protein, whose translation MPNYWLMKSEPSAYGWHDLAAEREGTWDGVRNHAAKNNLQAMEVGDQCFFYHSREGLEIVGICEVSAAHIGDPTDDTGTWAAVKIVPKTKLPAPVTLKQIKAERALAQMELVRLSRLSVSKVTPQEWSLILAMAGV comes from the coding sequence ATGCCGAATTACTGGCTGATGAAATCGGAACCTTCCGCTTATGGCTGGCATGATCTGGCGGCGGAGCGCGAAGGCACCTGGGACGGGGTGCGCAACCACGCAGCGAAGAACAATCTCCAGGCGATGGAGGTAGGCGACCAGTGCTTCTTCTACCATTCGCGCGAAGGGCTGGAGATCGTCGGCATTTGCGAAGTCAGCGCGGCACATATCGGCGATCCGACCGACGATACGGGCACATGGGCCGCGGTAAAGATTGTGCCCAAGACCAAGCTGCCCGCGCCGGTCACGCTGAAGCAGATCAAGGCCGAACGGGCTTTGGCGCAGATGGAGTTGGTGCGCCTCTCGCGCCTGTCGGTCAGCAAGGTGACCCCGCAGGAATGGTCGCTGATCCTGGCGATGGCCGGAGTTTAA
- a CDS encoding inner membrane-spanning protein YciB: protein MTEATETKKSGSGWLNVAVDYGPLVVFLAVYKIYSPEDPEPVGEIAAVVRGTLAFMLAAVIALVFSKWKFGKASAMLWFSTVLIIGFGALTVFFGDPTFVQIKPTIIYSAFGVLLLGGYAWGRPLLRILLEAAFEGLSDAGWLKLSRNWGVFFLALAALNEVLRYLYNVENDSFETWLWAKFWVFLPLTFLFTFTQLPMLMRHGLDVEQEDDAIAEHPKTGE, encoded by the coding sequence ATGACAGAAGCAACCGAAACGAAGAAATCAGGATCCGGCTGGCTCAACGTCGCGGTCGATTACGGTCCGCTGGTCGTGTTCCTGGCCGTGTACAAGATCTATTCGCCCGAGGATCCCGAGCCGGTCGGCGAGATTGCCGCCGTCGTGCGCGGAACGCTGGCTTTCATGCTCGCCGCGGTGATCGCGCTGGTATTTTCCAAATGGAAATTCGGCAAGGCATCTGCGATGCTGTGGTTCTCCACTGTGCTGATCATCGGGTTCGGCGCGCTGACCGTCTTCTTCGGCGACCCTACATTCGTGCAGATCAAACCGACCATCATCTACTCCGCCTTCGGAGTATTGTTGCTGGGCGGCTATGCCTGGGGCCGGCCGCTTTTGCGCATATTGCTGGAGGCTGCATTCGAGGGGCTGAGCGATGCAGGCTGGCTCAAGCTGTCGCGCAATTGGGGTGTATTCTTCCTCGCCCTCGCCGCGCTGAATGAAGTGCTGCGCTATCTCTACAATGTCGAGAACGACAGCTTCGAAACCTGGCTATGGGCCAAGTTCTGGGTGTTCCTGCCGCTGACTTTCCTGTTCACCTTTACCCAACTGCCCATGCTGATGCGGCACGGGCTGGATGTGGAGCAGGAAGACGATGCGATAGCTGAACACCCCAAGACGGGCGAGTAG
- a CDS encoding potassium transporter Kup: MGAIGVVFGDIGTSPLYAFRETFVGPHPLDLDRLHILGVISLIFWSMTLVVSIQYVTILMRADNKGQGGSLALVALISSKISKSKYGWVAVLLGVFATALFYGDSMITPAISVLSAVEGLTVVDSRLDRFVIPIAVVLLIFLFILQKRGTAKVGALFAPVMIVYFTVIAGMGLWQIAGTPDILWALNPYYAFNFFWVDGTLAFLALGSVVLAVTGSEALYSDMGHFGRGPMRLSWFGFVMPCLLLNYFGQGAMVLGLPPEQAAEAITSPFFFLAAEEWRLPLVFLATVATFIASQAVISGAFSITHQAMQMGFIPRLSVRHTSETEGGQIYIPSINWALMIAVLVLVFTFQNSSNLASAYGIAVTGAVTIDTLLMAVLLVGVWKWRWWYAAPVVILFLIVDGAYFAANLTKVPDGGWFPLLIGFIAFTLLTTWARGRKLMRERMSEVALPIEIFAKSAKNSATRVPGTAIFMASSAAGVPSALLHNIKHNKVLHERVVILTVLIADVPYVPDEKRCEYHDLGDGFYRAILHYGFMQETNVPEGLKTLKQCGGEFEMMSTSFFLSRQTLLPSDKPGMPIWREKIFAWMLRNAATAMEFFRLPTNRVVELGSQVEI, translated from the coding sequence ATGGGCGCAATCGGCGTGGTGTTCGGGGATATCGGCACCAGCCCGCTTTACGCCTTTCGCGAGACTTTCGTCGGCCCGCATCCGCTCGATCTCGACAGGTTGCACATTCTGGGCGTCATCAGCCTGATCTTCTGGTCGATGACGCTGGTCGTATCGATCCAGTATGTCACCATCCTGATGCGCGCCGACAATAAGGGGCAGGGCGGCTCGCTCGCGCTGGTGGCGCTGATTTCCAGCAAGATCAGCAAATCGAAATATGGCTGGGTGGCGGTTCTGCTGGGCGTTTTCGCCACTGCGCTGTTTTACGGCGATTCCATGATTACCCCGGCGATTTCCGTTCTGTCGGCGGTCGAGGGCTTGACCGTGGTCGATAGCCGGTTGGACCGGTTCGTGATCCCGATCGCGGTTGTCCTGCTGATCTTCCTGTTCATCCTGCAAAAGCGCGGCACGGCCAAGGTCGGTGCACTGTTCGCGCCGGTAATGATTGTCTATTTCACCGTGATTGCCGGGATGGGTCTGTGGCAGATCGCGGGCACGCCCGACATCCTTTGGGCGCTCAATCCCTATTACGCGTTCAATTTCTTCTGGGTCGACGGGACGCTGGCGTTCCTGGCGCTGGGTAGCGTGGTTCTGGCCGTTACGGGTTCGGAAGCGCTCTATTCCGATATGGGCCATTTCGGGCGCGGACCGATGCGTCTCAGCTGGTTCGGCTTCGTGATGCCGTGCCTGCTGCTCAACTATTTCGGGCAAGGGGCGATGGTGCTGGGCCTGCCGCCCGAACAGGCGGCCGAGGCGATTACCAGCCCGTTCTTCTTCCTGGCGGCGGAAGAATGGCGCTTGCCGCTGGTGTTCCTGGCTACGGTTGCGACCTTCATCGCCAGCCAGGCGGTTATTTCCGGGGCGTTTTCGATTACGCACCAGGCGATGCAGATGGGCTTTATCCCGCGCCTGTCCGTGCGCCATACCAGCGAGACCGAGGGCGGGCAGATCTATATCCCCTCGATCAACTGGGCGCTGATGATCGCAGTGCTAGTGTTGGTGTTCACCTTCCAGAACTCCTCGAACCTGGCCAGCGCTTATGGGATCGCGGTGACCGGGGCGGTGACCATCGATACGCTGCTGATGGCGGTGTTGCTGGTGGGCGTGTGGAAATGGCGCTGGTGGTATGCCGCGCCGGTGGTGATCCTGTTCCTGATCGTGGACGGTGCCTATTTCGCTGCCAACCTGACCAAGGTGCCCGATGGCGGGTGGTTCCCGCTGCTGATCGGGTTCATCGCCTTTACCCTGCTGACAACCTGGGCGCGTGGCCGCAAGCTGATGCGCGAACGGATGAGCGAAGTGGCGCTACCAATCGAAATATTCGCAAAATCGGCGAAGAATTCGGCCACCCGCGTGCCGGGTACGGCGATCTTCATGGCCAGCAGCGCGGCGGGCGTGCCAAGCGCGCTGCTCCACAATATCAAGCACAACAAGGTGCTGCATGAGCGGGTGGTGATCCTGACCGTGCTGATCGCCGATGTGCCCTATGTGCCCGATGAAAAACGCTGCGAGTATCACGACCTTGGCGACGGATTTTACCGCGCAATCCTGCATTACGGTTTCATGCAGGAGACCAATGTGCCCGAAGGCCTGAAGACACTGAAGCAATGCGGCGGCGAGTTCGAGATGATGAGCACCAGCTTCTTCCTCAGCCGTCAGACCCTGCTGCCCAGCGACAAGCCGGGAATGCCTATCTGGCGCGAGAAAATCTTCGCGTGGATGCTGCGCAATGCGGCCACCGCGATGGAGTTCTTCCGCCTGCCGACCAACCGCGTGGTCGAACTGGGCAGCCAGGTCGAGATCTAG
- a CDS encoding MiaB/RimO family radical SAM methylthiotransferase, producing MSAEIVTLGCRLNLAESERMRSMLAAEQDLVVVNSCAVTSEAVRQTRQAIRRARRASPDARLLVTGCAAEIEREQIAAMPEVDGLIANTAKLDARAWNVPQTAPAIPAAHTRAFVAVQNGCDHACTFCAIPQGRGPSRSLTIAQVLREIERDLNRGAREVVLTGVDVTSWGHDLPNAPQLGTLVEAILGEFPSLARLRMSSVDGIEIDPLLFELFAGEARVMPQIHLSLQHGHDMILKRMKRRHLRGDAVGLVNRLRAVRPDIAVGADLIAGFPTEDEAMHSANLSIIEELQIVHPHIFPYSPRRDTPAARMPQLARSVIKERAAELRRAGAAVRREWLENHIGQPLEILAEAGGTGHAPDFAQVAVPEGTHRGEIVTVIPTRLEQGLLR from the coding sequence ATGAGTGCCGAGATCGTCACGCTGGGGTGCCGCCTGAACCTCGCCGAGAGCGAGCGCATGCGCTCCATGCTTGCCGCCGAGCAGGATCTGGTGGTGGTCAATAGCTGCGCGGTTACTTCCGAAGCGGTACGCCAGACTCGCCAAGCCATTCGCCGCGCTCGCCGGGCCAGCCCCGATGCGCGGCTGCTGGTCACCGGCTGCGCTGCCGAGATCGAGCGCGAGCAGATTGCGGCGATGCCCGAAGTCGATGGGCTAATTGCCAACACGGCCAAGCTGGATGCGCGCGCTTGGAACGTGCCGCAAACCGCCCCGGCGATTCCTGCCGCGCATACGCGAGCCTTTGTCGCGGTGCAGAATGGCTGCGATCATGCCTGCACCTTCTGCGCGATCCCGCAGGGCCGCGGGCCAAGCCGCTCGCTGACGATCGCGCAAGTCCTGCGCGAGATCGAGCGCGACCTGAACCGCGGCGCGCGCGAAGTCGTGCTGACCGGGGTCGATGTCACCAGCTGGGGCCACGATCTGCCGAACGCGCCGCAACTGGGCACGCTGGTAGAGGCGATACTCGGTGAATTTCCCTCGCTCGCTCGGCTGCGAATGTCTTCGGTGGACGGGATCGAGATCGACCCGCTATTGTTCGAATTGTTCGCTGGCGAGGCGCGGGTCATGCCGCAAATCCATCTCTCGCTGCAACACGGCCACGACATGATCCTCAAACGCATGAAGCGCCGCCATTTGCGCGGCGATGCGGTGGGTCTCGTTAACCGCCTTCGGGCCGTGCGGCCCGATATAGCAGTGGGCGCGGACCTGATTGCCGGATTCCCGACCGAGGACGAGGCGATGCATTCCGCGAACCTCTCGATTATCGAGGAATTGCAGATCGTTCACCCACATATCTTCCCCTATTCACCGCGCCGCGACACGCCGGCTGCGCGAATGCCGCAACTGGCGCGTTCGGTCATTAAGGAGCGCGCTGCCGAACTTCGCCGGGCGGGTGCAGCCGTCCGCCGGGAATGGCTGGAAAACCATATCGGCCAACCGCTGGAGATACTTGCCGAGGCCGGAGGCACCGGCCACGCCCCCGATTTCGCGCAAGTCGCGGTGCCCGAAGGAACCCACCGTGGAGAGATTGTGACCGTCATTCCAACCCGCCTCGAACAAGGTCTGCTGCGATGA
- the dapF gene encoding diaminopimelate epimerase, with the protein MRIDFTKMHGLGNDFVVLDGRARDLPPITQRAAAQIADRRTGIGCDQLIVLENSPHADFRMRIFNADGSEVGACGNAARAVALLHGKPAQVETGGGIIRLSPTASGAEVDMGVPRFGWEEIPLGYAMDPAEMPVSWEDLERPFAVNVGNPHAVFFVDDANAVPLDELGPRIERDPVFPERVNVNVAHVTPGKIVLRVWERGAGLTRACGTGACATAVAAIRQGLATSPVEVALPGGSMEIEWRPGGSITMRGPAAESFRGSFDWGDFA; encoded by the coding sequence ATGCGGATCGATTTCACAAAGATGCACGGGCTTGGCAACGATTTCGTCGTACTGGATGGCCGTGCGCGCGATCTGCCTCCGATCACCCAGCGAGCGGCAGCGCAAATTGCCGACCGCCGCACGGGTATTGGCTGCGACCAACTCATCGTGTTGGAAAATTCGCCCCATGCGGATTTCAGGATGCGTATATTCAACGCCGATGGCAGCGAGGTCGGTGCCTGCGGCAATGCGGCGCGCGCCGTCGCGCTGCTGCATGGCAAGCCGGCACAGGTCGAAACCGGCGGCGGCATTATCCGTCTGTCCCCGACGGCCAGCGGGGCCGAGGTCGATATGGGGGTGCCGCGTTTCGGATGGGAGGAAATCCCGCTGGGTTACGCGATGGACCCGGCCGAAATGCCTGTTTCGTGGGAAGATCTGGAACGTCCCTTTGCCGTCAATGTCGGCAATCCCCATGCAGTGTTTTTCGTGGACGATGCCAATGCAGTGCCGCTGGATGAGCTGGGGCCGAGGATCGAGCGGGACCCGGTGTTTCCCGAACGGGTCAATGTCAACGTGGCGCATGTTACGCCAGGCAAGATTGTGCTGCGCGTCTGGGAACGCGGCGCCGGGCTGACGCGGGCTTGCGGCACGGGTGCCTGCGCAACAGCGGTTGCGGCCATTCGGCAAGGGCTGGCAACCTCGCCGGTCGAGGTCGCCCTGCCCGGCGGCTCGATGGAGATCGAATGGCGGCCAGGTGGCTCGATTACGATGCGCGGACCTGCTGCGGAGAGTTTCCGGGGCAGTTTCGACTGGGGCGATTTCGCATGA
- a CDS encoding cytochrome c-type biogenesis protein: protein MTAGLMAVLAATATIPAAAQQSLPPAPYAYNQLENPADEAEAQELMLTLRCLKCQSQSIADSDAPMAGDMRHQVRTRIAAGEEPEAIRAWLVERYGDYVSYAPSVSRTTWPLFAAPLLLVLIAGLLLWRRLGKRKNNAA, encoded by the coding sequence ATGACAGCGGGCCTGATGGCGGTTCTGGCGGCTACGGCCACCATTCCCGCGGCTGCGCAGCAATCGCTGCCACCGGCGCCCTATGCCTACAACCAGCTCGAAAACCCGGCGGATGAGGCTGAGGCACAGGAATTGATGCTCACCCTGCGCTGCCTGAAATGTCAGAGCCAATCGATCGCCGATAGCGACGCGCCGATGGCGGGCGATATGCGCCATCAGGTCCGCACCCGCATAGCGGCGGGCGAGGAGCCGGAAGCGATCCGTGCATGGCTTGTGGAACGCTATGGCGATTATGTCAGCTATGCGCCGAGTGTCAGCCGCACGACCTGGCCGCTATTCGCCGCGCCGCTGCTGCTGGTGCTGATCGCGGGGCTGTTATTGTGGCGCCGGCTGGGCAAAAGGAAGAACAACGCCGCATGA
- a CDS encoding tetratricopeptide repeat protein: protein MTWLLIIVLAGATFLAAAFALKLPRAGWALFGAALMLGLAGYALQASPNLAGAPKSAAADASGAGAAMVEERRALFDTSLLPSRFVVTADGFSRRGQYAEAAQFLRGALDDNPQDTEAWLALGNALVEHADGQLTPAAMYAYRQAELSDPAHPGAGYFLGVGLLRSGRPGDARQLWQEIVANAPEAAPWKPLMEQRLARLDDMLSRMGGVDPANPVGMPR, encoded by the coding sequence ATGACATGGCTGCTGATTATCGTATTGGCGGGCGCGACCTTCCTCGCCGCCGCCTTCGCGCTGAAATTGCCGCGTGCCGGCTGGGCCCTGTTCGGGGCGGCCCTGATGCTGGGGCTGGCCGGCTATGCGTTGCAAGCCTCGCCCAATTTGGCGGGCGCGCCCAAATCGGCAGCGGCGGATGCCAGCGGGGCCGGTGCTGCGATGGTGGAAGAACGCCGCGCCTTGTTCGATACAAGCTTGCTGCCATCGCGCTTCGTGGTCACCGCCGACGGGTTTTCGCGGCGCGGCCAATATGCCGAAGCGGCGCAGTTCCTGCGCGGTGCGCTGGACGATAATCCGCAGGATACAGAGGCATGGCTGGCGCTGGGCAATGCGCTGGTCGAACATGCCGATGGTCAATTGACCCCGGCAGCGATGTACGCCTATCGCCAGGCAGAATTGAGCGATCCGGCGCATCCGGGGGCGGGTTATTTTCTGGGCGTGGGTTTGCTGCGTTCGGGCAGGCCGGGCGATGCGCGGCAGTTGTGGCAGGAGATCGTCGCCAACGCGCCTGAGGCGGCGCCTTGGAAACCGCTGATGGAACAACGGCTTGCGCGGCTCGACGATATGCTGTCCCGGATGGGCGGGGTCGATCCGGCAAACCCGGTGGGAATGCCGCGATAA
- a CDS encoding EAL domain-containing protein, which translates to MFIGTGSVVLPAILRQTLGMGSGPGQVLTTALLLNIALIVFGWRRYTEMLRAIARHRSAEEQARILAETDPLTGCLNRRSIGVATDELLETADNDQQAVAFIMVDLDDFKQINDMNGHKLGDEVLRTVADRLSALAPEGGLVARLGGDEFSCVVPYDAKAPSQVDDLALLLIDKVAEPVKIDGLVFEITMSVGLASSDPVYNGNMDGIDADTLMHHADIAMYHAKKKGKNRYFWFEGTMEEELRFRNELEAGIRLALNDHEFVPYYEQQIDLETGSLMGFEMLARWESPRLGVVSPTVFIPIAEEIGVIGELSDQLLEKALEDAKGWAPHLTMSVNISPVQLRDPWFSQKLLKMLVQHSFPPQRLDVEITESCLHENVAVVRSIITSLRNQGVRISLDDFGTGYSSLAQLRTLPFDRLKIDRSFVSELNDGKTGSQLVDAIVSLGNGLNLPMTAEGIENQEILDALREMGQLKGQGFLYGRPENSEAVNRRLAQAGLLAQAEEADGADKADNTVRNPFGKAATG; encoded by the coding sequence ATGTTCATCGGGACCGGCAGCGTCGTCCTGCCTGCAATCCTGCGCCAGACCTTGGGGATGGGCAGCGGGCCGGGGCAGGTTCTCACCACTGCCCTGCTGTTGAATATCGCGCTGATCGTGTTCGGCTGGCGGCGATACACCGAAATGCTACGCGCTATCGCCCGGCACCGTTCTGCCGAGGAACAGGCGCGCATTCTGGCCGAAACCGATCCGCTGACCGGCTGCCTCAATCGCCGCAGCATTGGCGTGGCGACCGACGAGCTGCTGGAAACGGCGGACAATGATCAACAGGCCGTGGCGTTCATCATGGTCGATCTGGACGATTTCAAACAGATCAACGATATGAACGGGCACAAGCTGGGTGACGAGGTACTGCGCACCGTTGCGGATCGACTGTCAGCGCTGGCTCCCGAAGGCGGGCTGGTTGCCCGGCTTGGCGGAGACGAGTTCAGCTGCGTGGTGCCGTATGACGCCAAAGCGCCGAGCCAGGTCGATGATCTGGCCCTCCTGCTGATCGACAAGGTTGCAGAACCGGTCAAGATCGATGGTCTGGTGTTCGAAATTACCATGTCAGTCGGCCTCGCCTCCAGCGATCCGGTCTATAATGGCAATATGGACGGCATCGATGCCGACACGCTGATGCATCATGCCGATATCGCGATGTATCACGCGAAAAAGAAAGGCAAGAACCGCTATTTCTGGTTCGAAGGAACCATGGAAGAAGAACTACGGTTTCGCAACGAGCTGGAAGCCGGCATCAGGCTGGCCCTGAACGACCACGAATTCGTGCCCTATTACGAACAGCAGATCGACCTGGAAACCGGCAGTCTGATGGGCTTCGAGATGCTGGCGCGCTGGGAATCTCCGCGTCTTGGCGTGGTGTCCCCCACCGTCTTCATTCCGATCGCGGAAGAAATCGGCGTAATCGGAGAGCTATCCGACCAGCTTCTGGAAAAGGCGCTGGAAGACGCCAAGGGCTGGGCGCCGCACCTCACCATGTCCGTCAATATTTCGCCCGTGCAGCTGCGCGATCCGTGGTTTTCTCAAAAGCTGCTCAAAATGCTGGTTCAGCACAGTTTCCCGCCGCAACGGCTGGATGTGGAAATCACCGAGAGCTGCTTGCATGAAAATGTCGCAGTCGTGCGCTCGATCATCACCTCGCTGCGAAACCAGGGGGTCAGGATCAGCTTGGACGACTTCGGCACCGGCTATTCCAGCCTGGCCCAGCTGCGGACCCTGCCCTTCGACCGGTTGAAGATCGACCGCAGCTTCGTGTCCGAACTCAATGACGGTAAGACCGGCTCGCAACTTGTCGATGCAATCGTGTCGCTCGGCAATGGGTTGAACCTGCCGATGACTGCAGAGGGTATCGAGAACCAGGAAATTCTCGATGCGCTTCGGGAAATGGGTCAGTTGAAAGGCCAAGGTTTTCTTTATGGCCGCCCTGAAAACAGCGAAGCCGTCAACAGGCGGCTCGCCCAGGCTGGCTTGCTCGCCCAGGCTGAAGAGGCGGACGGGGCAGATAAGGCCGATAACACTGTGCGAAACCCGTTCGGTAAAGCCGCAACCGGATAA
- a CDS encoding DsbE family thiol:disulfide interchange protein, whose translation MMRWWLWIPLALFAGFAGLAAWQLTQPKNDFVVSAMIGNPLPSFDLRPATADRPGLSDAYFRDGRPKLLNVWASWCLPCIAEAPHLERLQRAGAEITGVAIRDRPEDVARFLNRYGNPYSRIGADDLSEVQLGIGSSGVPETFVIDGNGVIRYQHIGDIRAEHVPLLLEKLEEVGG comes from the coding sequence CTGATGCGCTGGTGGCTGTGGATACCGCTCGCGCTGTTTGCCGGTTTCGCTGGGCTGGCGGCGTGGCAATTGACGCAACCGAAGAACGATTTCGTGGTTAGCGCGATGATCGGCAATCCCTTGCCCAGTTTCGACCTGCGCCCGGCCACCGCCGATCGTCCGGGCCTGTCCGACGCCTATTTTCGCGATGGCCGGCCGAAATTGCTGAACGTCTGGGCTAGCTGGTGCCTGCCTTGCATCGCAGAAGCGCCGCATCTGGAGCGGTTGCAACGCGCAGGCGCCGAGATTACCGGGGTCGCCATTCGCGATCGCCCGGAAGATGTGGCGAGATTCCTAAACCGCTACGGCAATCCGTATAGCCGGATCGGTGCGGATGATCTTTCCGAAGTGCAGCTCGGCATCGGATCGTCCGGAGTGCCCGAAACCTTTGTGATCGATGGCAATGGGGTTATCCGTTACCAGCATATCGGCGATATACGCGCAGAACACGTGCCGCTACTGCTCGAAAAACTGGAAGAGGTTGGCGGATGA
- the ftsY gene encoding signal recognition particle-docking protein FtsY, whose amino-acid sequence MSADENAPGGWTQRLFGGFRKTSEKLGENLSGVVGTAKLDDATLDDVEDALIVSDLGPAAAARIRSKLAEKRFGLEISEAELKEAVAEEIAAILRPVAKPLEIVAFPRPQVILVIGVNGSGKTTTIAKLAHWLQEDDYSVMLAAGDTFRAAAIGQLATWAERIDVPIIRGPEGGDPASIVFDGVKAATEQGIDALVVDTAGRLQNKRELMDELAKIRKVLGRLNPEAPHDVILVLDATNGQNALSQIDVFKEVAGVTGLVMTKLDGTARGGVLVAAAEQYGLPIHAIGVGEKIDDLRPFDPDLVARVIAGVA is encoded by the coding sequence ATGAGTGCCGATGAAAATGCGCCCGGCGGCTGGACCCAGCGCCTGTTCGGCGGATTTCGCAAGACGTCGGAGAAGCTGGGTGAAAACCTGTCCGGCGTGGTCGGCACTGCCAAGCTGGACGATGCCACGCTGGACGATGTCGAAGATGCGCTGATCGTTTCCGACCTCGGCCCGGCAGCTGCCGCGCGCATTCGCAGCAAGTTGGCAGAAAAGCGGTTCGGCCTCGAAATCAGCGAAGCCGAGTTGAAAGAGGCGGTGGCGGAAGAAATTGCCGCCATCCTGCGCCCCGTGGCCAAGCCGCTCGAAATCGTCGCGTTTCCGCGCCCGCAAGTCATTCTGGTGATCGGCGTGAACGGTAGCGGCAAGACCACCACTATCGCCAAGCTTGCCCACTGGTTGCAAGAGGACGATTACAGCGTGATGCTGGCCGCCGGGGACACTTTCCGCGCCGCCGCAATCGGGCAGCTTGCCACCTGGGCAGAGCGTATCGACGTGCCCATCATTCGCGGCCCCGAAGGCGGCGATCCCGCCAGCATCGTGTTCGACGGTGTGAAGGCAGCCACCGAGCAAGGGATCGACGCGCTGGTGGTCGATACTGCGGGCCGCTTGCAGAACAAGCGCGAGCTGATGGACGAGCTGGCCAAAATCCGCAAAGTGCTGGGCCGCTTGAACCCGGAGGCACCGCATGACGTGATCCTGGTGCTCGATGCGACCAATGGTCAGAATGCGCTCAGCCAGATCGATGTTTTCAAGGAAGTGGCAGGCGTCACCGGGCTGGTCATGACCAAGCTGGACGGCACCGCGCGCGGCGGCGTGCTGGTGGCCGCGGCCGAGCAATATGGCCTGCCGATCCACGCCATCGGCGTGGGCGAGAAGATCGATGATTTGCGGCCATTCGATCCCGATCTGGTCGCCCGTGTAATTGCCGGAGTGGCCTGA